The Microbacterium sp. LWO12-1.2 genome includes a window with the following:
- a CDS encoding methyltransferase domain-containing protein produces MGPDLSARAVDARELMDEPDADERMLGLTYDRFRIVNALVSRPGGVYRRDIRARARRGPVRILDVGAGGGDLCRDLARRLRRDGLTADITALDADERAIRWAEAHDDGAGIGYRCALADELVEEGAQFDVVLSNHVLHHLSDAELPQMLHDTRRLVGDTGVVVHHDIARAGAAYALFRGATAPFARTVLAGTFIREDGLISIRRSYTREELAAAAPEGWTVRARAPFRLELRWEPGHARP; encoded by the coding sequence GTGGGGCCTGACCTGTCGGCCCGGGCCGTCGACGCTCGCGAGCTGATGGACGAGCCCGACGCCGATGAGCGGATGCTCGGTCTCACCTACGACCGATTCCGCATCGTGAACGCCCTGGTCTCGCGCCCCGGCGGTGTCTATCGACGCGACATCCGCGCACGGGCCCGTCGCGGCCCCGTGCGCATCCTCGATGTGGGAGCCGGGGGTGGAGACCTGTGCCGTGATCTCGCCCGACGCCTCCGACGCGATGGGCTGACGGCGGACATCACGGCGCTGGATGCCGACGAGCGGGCGATCCGGTGGGCGGAGGCGCACGACGACGGCGCCGGGATCGGCTACCGCTGCGCACTGGCGGACGAGCTGGTGGAGGAAGGGGCGCAGTTCGACGTGGTGCTGTCCAACCACGTGCTGCACCATCTCTCGGATGCCGAGCTGCCGCAGATGCTCCACGACACCCGGAGGCTCGTCGGCGATACCGGGGTCGTCGTCCACCACGACATCGCGCGGGCCGGCGCGGCCTACGCGCTCTTCCGCGGCGCTACCGCCCCCTTCGCCCGCACGGTCCTGGCCGGGACCTTCATCCGCGAGGACGGATTGATCAGCATCCGCCGCTCGTACACGCGGGAGGAGCTCGCGGCCGCTGCTCCGGAAGGATGGACCGTACGCGCGAGGGCGCCCTTCCGGCTCGAACTGCGGTGGGAGCCGGGCCATGCCCGACCATGA
- a CDS encoding FAD-dependent oxidoreductase — MPDHEVVIVGAGPVGLLLACLLVQEGIDVVVCERRAEADPRTRAIGIHRPGQDALDAVELGSSVRQRALRLDGGDVISRGRTLASLSFTSDRPVLVLPQQQTDALLRERLGMLSPGALLSAHAVRGVRDEGPFVRVSVDMSDGVREITGALVVAADGVRSPRREELGIAWRPRAGAGTYAMADAVDVSGDRRARLYCEPDGLVESFPLPAGRRRWVVRRRSADAELLTAAAFLDVVETRTGVRPEMPDEVAPSVFDAAQHTARSHGRGRVVLLGDAQHEISPIGGQGMNLGWMDAVRLAETIVRDRAGGRYDFRGYGRRTRRSARVAQRRSAFYMSMGRPVHGASLVARDILIRTLGSAPLRRGSAGMITMRGI, encoded by the coding sequence ATGCCCGACCATGAGGTCGTGATCGTGGGCGCGGGTCCCGTTGGCCTGCTGCTCGCCTGTCTGCTGGTGCAGGAGGGGATCGACGTCGTGGTGTGCGAGCGGCGCGCTGAGGCTGACCCTCGCACGCGGGCGATCGGCATCCACCGGCCGGGTCAGGACGCGCTCGACGCGGTGGAACTGGGGTCGTCGGTCCGGCAGCGGGCTCTCCGGTTGGACGGCGGTGATGTGATCAGCCGAGGACGCACCCTGGCCTCGCTCTCCTTCACCTCGGATCGGCCGGTCCTCGTCCTCCCGCAGCAGCAGACCGATGCGCTGCTGCGGGAGCGGTTGGGGATGCTCTCGCCTGGTGCCCTGCTTTCGGCGCATGCCGTGCGGGGAGTGCGTGATGAGGGGCCGTTCGTGCGCGTGTCCGTCGACATGAGCGACGGTGTCCGCGAGATCACCGGGGCGCTGGTCGTGGCGGCGGACGGCGTGCGCAGCCCGCGACGCGAGGAGCTCGGGATCGCCTGGCGGCCGCGCGCGGGAGCCGGCACCTACGCGATGGCGGACGCCGTGGATGTCTCAGGCGACAGACGTGCACGCCTGTACTGCGAACCCGACGGTCTGGTCGAGTCCTTTCCGCTGCCGGCGGGCCGTCGGCGCTGGGTCGTGCGTCGGAGATCCGCGGACGCCGAGCTGCTGACCGCTGCCGCGTTCCTGGACGTCGTGGAGACCCGCACCGGTGTCCGGCCCGAGATGCCGGACGAAGTGGCGCCGAGCGTCTTCGACGCCGCTCAGCACACGGCACGATCTCACGGACGCGGACGGGTGGTCCTGCTCGGCGACGCACAGCACGAGATCAGCCCGATCGGCGGGCAGGGTATGAACCTCGGGTGGATGGACGCCGTGCGCCTCGCCGAGACGATCGTGCGCGATCGCGCCGGAGGGCGCTATGACTTCCGCGGCTACGGGCGGCGCACGCGTCGATCCGCGCGGGTCGCGCAGCGGCGGTCAGCGTTCTACATGTCGATGGGCAGACCGGTGCACGGAGCATCGCTCGTGGCTCGCGACATCCTCATCCGCACGCTCGGCAGTGCTCCGCTGCGGCGGGGGAGCGCGGGGATGATCACGATGCGCGGCATCTGA
- a CDS encoding type III polyketide synthase, with amino-acid sequence MSRPAVLRSLQTIVPDTVLRQDEVRDVFGSQPDLGRLAKRIVSTSFNVSGIDTRHTVIDELSLTAATENPVFFDRATGGLLSPSTKTRNEVYVREAFPLFVAAARRAVEADPDISASDITHVITVSCTGFFAPGPDYEIARALGLSDGVQRYHLGFMGCYAAMPALRAASQFCAADQDAVVLIVSVELCTLHLRSSDDPDTIVASSLFADGAAAGIVTARSLPSVVAGLRLDGFHTAIAPQGESDMAWMIGDSGFEMILSTSVPQIIGETIIDALRPLYAREDGLVSAFDGGAIGERVAHWAIHPGGRSILDRVQDRLHLSDAQLHPAREVLRENGNMSSATVLFVLKRILEQEGAQPGERVAAMAFGPGLTAESALFTVEESGTRGA; translated from the coding sequence ATGAGTCGCCCTGCCGTGCTGAGATCACTCCAGACGATCGTTCCCGACACGGTGCTGCGGCAGGACGAGGTCCGTGATGTCTTCGGCTCGCAGCCCGACCTGGGCCGGTTGGCCAAACGGATCGTCTCCACATCCTTCAACGTCTCGGGCATCGACACCCGCCATACCGTGATCGACGAGTTGTCGCTGACCGCCGCGACCGAGAACCCGGTGTTCTTCGACCGCGCGACCGGCGGCCTGTTGTCTCCGAGCACGAAGACACGCAATGAGGTCTACGTCCGTGAGGCCTTCCCGCTCTTCGTCGCTGCGGCCCGCCGCGCGGTCGAGGCGGATCCGGACATCTCGGCGAGCGACATCACGCATGTCATCACGGTGTCGTGCACCGGCTTCTTCGCCCCCGGCCCCGACTACGAGATCGCGCGCGCGCTCGGGCTGAGCGACGGTGTGCAGCGCTATCACCTCGGTTTCATGGGGTGCTACGCGGCGATGCCCGCTCTGCGCGCGGCGAGCCAGTTCTGTGCGGCCGACCAGGATGCGGTCGTCCTGATCGTCAGCGTCGAGCTGTGCACACTGCATCTGCGTTCCTCCGATGACCCCGACACGATCGTGGCCTCCTCGCTGTTCGCAGACGGGGCGGCAGCCGGCATCGTGACCGCGCGCTCCCTCCCATCCGTGGTGGCCGGCCTGCGGCTGGACGGATTCCACACCGCGATCGCTCCACAGGGCGAGAGCGACATGGCATGGATGATCGGCGACTCCGGGTTCGAGATGATCCTGTCGACCTCGGTGCCGCAGATCATCGGCGAGACCATCATCGACGCTCTTCGCCCGCTCTACGCCAGGGAGGACGGCCTGGTCTCGGCCTTCGACGGCGGGGCGATCGGCGAGCGCGTCGCGCACTGGGCGATCCATCCCGGGGGCCGCAGCATCCTGGATCGGGTGCAGGATCGACTGCACCTGAGCGATGCGCAACTGCATCCGGCCAGGGAGGTGCTCCGCGAGAACGGCAACATGTCCAGCGCGACCGTGCTGTTCGTGCTGAAGCGCATCCTGGAGCAGGAGGGTGCGCAGCCGGGCGAGCGTGTGGCCGCCATGGCGTTCGGGCCGGGGCTGACCGCGGAGAGCGCACTCTTCACGGTCGAAGAGTCTGGGACCCGTGGGGCCTGA
- a CDS encoding CYTH domain-containing protein produces MTEPSRTVEVERKYDVDVATPLPLWQGIPGVDAVTAGEARALDARYFDTEDGALAREGVALRRRTGGPDEGWHVKGPREGDGRLELGWPLGEGEGLPEAVATTIARWTTAPLTPLARIENDRTAYLLTGPDGVVAEFVDDHVRATDLRLGVQREWREWEMELGPAAPADLAGRESFFAAVERAVRAAGGRDSASGSKLARALGF; encoded by the coding sequence ATGACTGAGCCGTCTCGTACGGTCGAGGTCGAGCGCAAGTACGACGTCGACGTCGCCACGCCGCTGCCGCTCTGGCAGGGGATCCCGGGGGTCGATGCCGTGACGGCGGGGGAGGCGCGTGCGCTCGATGCCCGCTACTTCGACACCGAAGACGGAGCACTCGCCCGCGAAGGGGTGGCTCTACGCCGCCGCACCGGAGGTCCGGACGAGGGCTGGCACGTGAAGGGCCCGCGGGAGGGCGACGGCCGACTCGAACTCGGCTGGCCCCTCGGTGAGGGAGAGGGTCTTCCTGAGGCCGTCGCGACCACGATCGCCCGCTGGACCACAGCGCCGCTGACCCCGCTCGCCCGCATCGAGAACGACCGCACGGCCTATCTCCTCACCGGGCCCGACGGTGTCGTGGCGGAGTTCGTCGACGATCACGTCCGCGCCACCGATCTGCGCCTGGGCGTGCAGCGCGAATGGCGCGAGTGGGAGATGGAGCTCGGTCCGGCAGCGCCGGCGGATCTCGCGGGTAGGGAGTCCTTCTTCGCCGCGGTCGAGCGCGCGGTGCGCGCAGCCGGCGGACGCGACTCCGCCTCCGGTTCCAAGCTCGCGCGCGCCCTGGGATTCTGA
- a CDS encoding response regulator, which translates to MALARLHGGPLDGQIIPLGDADDKLIVPYSETQVVYNRRGEPTNTGSADGPTEIDYWYDEALEDISPSDD; encoded by the coding sequence ATGGCACTCGCGCGACTTCACGGCGGCCCGCTGGACGGGCAGATCATTCCTCTGGGCGATGCGGACGACAAGCTGATCGTCCCCTACAGCGAGACGCAGGTGGTGTACAACCGCCGCGGCGAGCCGACGAACACCGGCTCCGCAGACGGTCCCACCGAGATCGACTACTGGTACGACGAGGCGCTCGAGGACATCAGTCCTTCGGATGACTGA
- a CDS encoding prepilin peptidase: MDLRTVLVALAHLALVGIGVWLIVIDARTHRLPNRIVLPTLAGLLMLVLLDAVVAGGTLSLVRALLGALILGGFYAVLRLVSPAGMGGGDVKLATVIGLLLGWHGWQELAVGAASAFVLGAFYALMLIVLRRADGKTRIAFGPWMIAGAVVGIVFP, translated from the coding sequence ATGGATCTGCGCACCGTGCTCGTGGCCCTCGCCCATCTGGCGCTGGTCGGTATCGGAGTCTGGTTGATCGTGATCGACGCCCGCACGCATCGGCTGCCGAATCGCATCGTGCTGCCGACGTTGGCGGGACTGCTCATGCTCGTGCTCCTCGACGCGGTGGTCGCCGGTGGGACGCTCAGTCTGGTCCGCGCCCTCCTGGGAGCGCTGATCCTCGGCGGCTTCTACGCCGTGCTGCGACTGGTCAGCCCCGCAGGGATGGGGGGAGGTGATGTCAAGCTCGCCACTGTCATCGGACTCCTCCTCGGGTGGCACGGCTGGCAGGAGCTGGCGGTGGGGGCAGCCTCGGCCTTCGTGCTCGGGGCGTTCTACGCGCTGATGCTGATCGTGCTGCGCCGTGCAGACGGCAAGACGCGCATCGCCTTCGGACCGTGGATGATCGCCGGCGCTGTCGTGGGCATCGTGTTCCCCTGA
- a CDS encoding DNA polymerase Y family protein, protein MNAPLRVLVLWFPDWPLRAALGGPPPHPPTALVQANAVVACTASAREHGVRSGQRRRVAQGHLSSLQILPHDASRDERAFLPVLQLIEKHAPGVAQLRPGLAVLRARGIARYHGGEAEAAEALAAILTEGGLPEVRIGVADGPFTAEIAARGPRPRTVVPAGLSKDFLAPYPVQVLRDEQIPDLLIRLGVRTLGEFTALPALEVRDRFGERGARLHALAGGADSRPLTPRPPDPELVRSVEFETPLAGADQVAFAVRQTADGVLVALGEASLVCTEVRIDLTDDNGLVFSRAWLHPTCFDASDLVDRIRWQLESLAAQNAKDPVDEARAFGGIAAVRIVPVAVDDAAHHQPGLFGSGTDERLHHAVSRVQTMLGHEGVVTAALSGGRWLADRQVLTPWGERAVAPRDPARPWPGSLPAPLPAEVFRPPRPIGVDAADGGGISVDERGALSAAPARIDGSAVQGWAGPWPIHEHRWAAGGGKKGHRLQIVDDHDRAWLVFCTGERWWAEGRYR, encoded by the coding sequence ATGAACGCACCACTCCGCGTCCTCGTGCTGTGGTTCCCCGACTGGCCGCTGCGCGCCGCCCTCGGCGGGCCGCCACCACACCCACCCACCGCGCTGGTGCAGGCGAACGCCGTCGTGGCCTGCACTGCCTCGGCGCGGGAGCACGGCGTGCGGTCGGGGCAGCGACGACGGGTCGCCCAGGGGCACCTCTCCTCCCTGCAGATCCTGCCCCACGACGCCTCCCGCGACGAGCGCGCCTTCCTCCCCGTGCTGCAGCTCATCGAGAAGCACGCGCCAGGGGTCGCCCAGCTCCGCCCCGGGCTGGCCGTGCTGCGTGCCAGGGGCATCGCCCGCTATCACGGCGGCGAGGCGGAAGCGGCGGAGGCACTCGCCGCCATCCTCACGGAGGGGGGTCTGCCCGAAGTACGCATCGGGGTCGCGGACGGTCCCTTCACCGCCGAGATCGCAGCCAGAGGGCCTCGGCCCCGTACCGTCGTCCCCGCCGGACTGTCGAAGGACTTCCTGGCCCCGTATCCCGTGCAGGTGCTGCGAGACGAGCAGATCCCCGACCTCCTGATCAGGCTGGGGGTGCGCACGCTCGGCGAGTTCACGGCGCTCCCGGCTCTCGAGGTACGCGACCGTTTCGGCGAGCGCGGAGCGCGACTGCATGCTCTCGCCGGCGGCGCGGATTCACGGCCGTTGACCCCGCGTCCACCCGACCCCGAGCTGGTGCGCAGCGTGGAGTTCGAGACCCCTCTGGCTGGAGCCGACCAGGTGGCCTTCGCCGTGCGGCAGACCGCCGACGGGGTGCTGGTGGCCCTGGGCGAGGCGTCGCTCGTGTGCACCGAGGTGCGGATCGACCTGACCGATGACAACGGACTGGTGTTCTCCCGCGCCTGGCTGCATCCGACCTGCTTCGACGCCTCCGATCTGGTCGACCGCATCCGCTGGCAGCTCGAGTCCCTGGCCGCGCAGAACGCGAAGGATCCGGTCGACGAGGCCAGGGCGTTCGGCGGCATCGCCGCGGTGCGCATCGTTCCCGTCGCGGTGGACGACGCGGCCCATCATCAGCCGGGACTGTTCGGTTCGGGCACGGATGAGCGTCTGCACCATGCCGTCTCCCGGGTGCAGACGATGCTCGGTCACGAGGGAGTGGTCACCGCCGCGCTCTCGGGTGGGCGCTGGCTCGCCGACCGACAGGTGCTCACCCCGTGGGGAGAGCGTGCGGTCGCCCCGCGTGATCCTGCTCGCCCCTGGCCGGGGAGTCTGCCCGCTCCGCTCCCCGCCGAGGTGTTCCGCCCTCCGCGCCCCATCGGAGTGGACGCGGCAGACGGGGGCGGGATCAGCGTCGATGAACGCGGGGCGCTCTCCGCCGCCCCCGCGCGCATCGACGGGAGCGCCGTGCAGGGGTGGGCAGGTCCGTGGCCGATCCATGAGCACCGGTGGGCGGCAGGCGGAGGCAAGAAGGGCCATCGGCTGCAGATCGTCGATGACCACGACCGCGCCTGGTTGGTGTTCTGCACCGGCGAACGCTGGTGGGCTGAGGGGAGGTACCGCTGA
- a CDS encoding error-prone DNA polymerase: MGWHNPPLSWNELERTLSGEEPPAHPTVAEPRGGRADPGPVSRRRQRTPPAPIPRPADAVPYAELHAHSSYSFLDGASSPEELLAEAERLGLTALALTDHDGFYGAARFAEVADLMEAPLQTVFGAELSLELPAPQRGTPDPLGEHLLVLARGMEGYHRLSGAITTAQLRGGEKGRPVYDLDELAASAGGQWTILTGCRKGSVRRGLERGDAETPLRLLVDLFGADHVAVELFDHGDPQDSRRNDALAELATRMHLPVVATNNVHYATPARAPLAEAVAAVRAVRSMDDLDGWLPAHGGAHLRSGAEMTARFRRYPGAISYGLELAAASAFPLRRARPALPQQEVPDGHTPMSWLRSLVWEAVPTKYPRLDDDGRRRIGRELDVIEEKDFPGYFLIVHDIVAEARRRGILCQGRGSAAASAVCYLLGITAVDPILYKLPFERFLATTRQEEPDIDVDFDSRRREEIIQWVYRRYGRERAAQVANVIQYRPKNAVRDMARALGFSPGQQDAWSRQVDGWSTGLEVADEHDIPANVIEYAGELLKAPRHLGIHSGGMVLTARPVGEVVPVEHARMEDRTVIQWDKDDAAWMGLVKFDLLGLGMLAALQHCFDLIHEATGERWTLETIPKEEPAVYDMLCRADSIGVFQVESRAQIGLLPRLQPRSFYDLTIQIALIRPGPIQGGAVHPFVRRKMAKDRNDEENRERMARGEKPVDFSIPYPHPDLEDILKRTLGIPIFQEQLIQMATAVGDCTADEADLLRRAMGSKRGLEKIEKVKAKLYAGMTRRGLIGDDADRIYAQIQAFANFGFAESHSLSFALLVYASSWVKLHYPGAFLAGLLRSQPMGFYSAATLTADARRHGVEVRRPDLQTSGATETMEPLTAVTPHTPTGLDSCLADPQPPTLRFNREAPDEAAAHRRDGGYAVRLGLGGVRGIGAPLAERIVAEREENGPYRDLHDLVRRTDATAAQLEALATAGAFACLGLERREAIWLAGAAAEDRARFLPGTTVSVQPPLFSDQTSYEQLSADLWATGVSTDDHPMAHFRSALTERGVLTALDLQEHEVGRRIEVAGLVTHRQRPATAAGVTFVNLEDESGLVNVVCSTGVWNRYRRVARDSPALIIRGILERSPEGVVNVLADAFEDLRTGLTHRSRDFR, translated from the coding sequence ATGGGCTGGCACAATCCGCCCCTGTCCTGGAACGAGCTGGAGCGCACGCTCAGCGGGGAGGAGCCCCCTGCGCACCCGACCGTCGCCGAGCCCCGAGGAGGGCGCGCCGACCCCGGACCGGTGAGCCGAAGACGACAGCGGACCCCACCCGCCCCCATCCCCCGCCCCGCGGATGCCGTGCCCTACGCCGAGCTGCACGCGCACTCCTCCTATTCCTTCCTCGACGGCGCCTCGTCGCCCGAGGAGCTTCTCGCAGAGGCCGAACGGCTCGGCCTCACGGCTCTGGCGCTCACGGATCATGACGGCTTCTACGGGGCTGCCCGCTTCGCTGAGGTCGCCGACCTCATGGAGGCGCCGTTGCAGACCGTGTTCGGCGCCGAGCTGTCGCTCGAACTGCCCGCTCCACAGCGGGGCACCCCCGATCCGCTGGGAGAGCATCTGCTGGTCCTCGCCCGCGGGATGGAGGGGTATCACCGGCTGTCGGGTGCCATCACCACCGCCCAACTGCGCGGTGGCGAGAAGGGGCGTCCCGTCTACGACCTCGACGAACTCGCGGCGAGCGCGGGCGGTCAGTGGACGATCCTCACCGGATGCCGCAAGGGCAGCGTGCGCCGGGGACTGGAGCGCGGGGACGCGGAGACTCCGCTCCGCCTGCTCGTCGACCTGTTCGGCGCGGATCACGTCGCCGTCGAGCTCTTCGACCACGGCGACCCGCAGGACAGCCGCCGCAACGACGCCCTCGCCGAGCTCGCCACCCGGATGCATCTGCCGGTGGTGGCGACGAACAATGTGCACTATGCGACGCCGGCCCGTGCCCCACTGGCTGAGGCCGTCGCCGCGGTGCGAGCGGTGCGCAGCATGGACGATCTCGATGGCTGGCTCCCCGCTCACGGCGGCGCACACCTGCGCAGCGGCGCGGAGATGACGGCACGCTTCCGGCGCTACCCCGGAGCGATCTCCTACGGTCTCGAGCTGGCTGCCGCGTCGGCCTTCCCGTTGCGCAGGGCCCGGCCTGCCCTTCCGCAGCAGGAGGTGCCGGATGGGCACACGCCGATGAGCTGGCTGCGCTCCCTGGTCTGGGAGGCCGTGCCCACGAAGTACCCGCGCCTGGATGACGACGGTCGGCGCCGCATCGGCCGCGAGCTCGACGTCATCGAGGAGAAGGACTTCCCGGGGTACTTCCTCATCGTGCATGACATCGTCGCGGAGGCTCGCCGGCGCGGCATCCTCTGCCAGGGGCGCGGGTCGGCCGCGGCGAGCGCCGTCTGCTATCTGCTGGGGATCACCGCCGTGGATCCGATCCTCTACAAACTCCCATTCGAACGCTTCCTCGCGACCACCCGTCAGGAAGAGCCGGACATCGATGTGGACTTCGACTCCCGTCGGCGCGAGGAGATCATCCAGTGGGTGTATCGCCGCTACGGGCGCGAGCGGGCGGCGCAGGTCGCGAACGTCATCCAGTACCGCCCGAAGAACGCCGTACGCGACATGGCCAGGGCTCTCGGGTTCTCCCCCGGCCAGCAGGACGCGTGGTCGCGGCAGGTCGACGGGTGGAGCACAGGGCTGGAGGTCGCCGACGAGCATGACATCCCCGCGAACGTGATCGAGTACGCGGGCGAGCTGTTGAAGGCACCCCGCCATCTCGGCATCCACTCCGGCGGGATGGTGCTCACCGCCCGCCCCGTCGGCGAGGTCGTTCCCGTGGAGCACGCCCGGATGGAGGATCGCACCGTCATCCAGTGGGACAAGGACGACGCGGCGTGGATGGGGCTGGTGAAATTCGACCTGCTGGGATTGGGGATGCTCGCCGCCCTGCAGCACTGCTTCGATCTGATCCACGAGGCCACAGGCGAGAGATGGACTCTGGAGACCATCCCGAAGGAGGAGCCCGCCGTCTACGACATGCTCTGCCGCGCGGACTCGATCGGGGTGTTCCAGGTCGAGTCCCGTGCCCAGATCGGCCTGCTCCCCCGCCTGCAGCCGCGGAGCTTCTACGACCTCACGATCCAGATCGCCCTGATCCGGCCCGGCCCCATCCAGGGCGGAGCAGTGCACCCCTTCGTACGCCGCAAGATGGCGAAGGACCGCAACGACGAGGAGAACCGGGAACGGATGGCACGAGGCGAGAAGCCGGTGGACTTCTCGATCCCCTACCCGCACCCCGATCTGGAGGACATCCTGAAGCGGACCCTGGGCATCCCGATCTTCCAGGAGCAGCTGATCCAGATGGCGACCGCCGTGGGCGACTGCACGGCCGACGAGGCCGATCTGCTGCGGCGGGCCATGGGCTCCAAGCGTGGTCTCGAGAAGATCGAGAAGGTCAAGGCGAAGCTCTATGCCGGGATGACGAGGCGCGGCCTGATCGGCGACGATGCCGACCGCATCTACGCGCAGATCCAGGCGTTCGCGAACTTCGGCTTCGCCGAGTCGCACTCCCTGTCGTTCGCCCTGCTCGTCTACGCCAGCTCCTGGGTGAAGCTGCACTATCCCGGAGCGTTCCTGGCGGGGCTCCTGCGCTCCCAGCCGATGGGCTTCTACTCGGCGGCGACGCTCACCGCCGATGCGCGGCGCCATGGCGTGGAGGTACGGCGTCCCGATCTGCAGACCTCGGGGGCGACCGAGACGATGGAACCGCTCACCGCGGTCACGCCGCACACCCCCACCGGTCTCGACTCCTGCCTCGCGGATCCGCAGCCCCCCACGCTGCGCTTCAACAGGGAGGCTCCGGACGAGGCCGCAGCTCACCGCAGAGACGGCGGGTATGCCGTGCGCCTAGGGCTCGGCGGGGTACGCGGGATCGGCGCCCCACTGGCAGAGCGGATCGTCGCCGAGCGTGAGGAGAACGGCCCCTACCGCGACCTGCATGATCTGGTGCGGCGCACGGATGCCACCGCCGCGCAGCTGGAAGCACTCGCCACCGCCGGAGCCTTCGCCTGTCTCGGGCTGGAGCGGAGGGAGGCGATCTGGCTCGCAGGTGCCGCAGCCGAGGACCGTGCCCGATTCCTGCCGGGCACGACGGTGTCGGTGCAGCCGCCGCTGTTCTCCGATCAGACCAGCTACGAGCAGCTCTCGGCTGACCTCTGGGCGACCGGTGTCTCCACCGACGACCATCCGATGGCGCACTTCCGCTCGGCGCTCACGGAGCGCGGAGTGCTCACGGCACTGGATCTGCAGGAGCACGAGGTAGGCCGCCGGATCGAAGTCGCCGGGCTCGTCACGCACCGCCAGCGTCCGGCGACGGCCGCTGGTGTCACCTTCGTGAACCTTGAGGACGAGAGCGGTCTGGTCAACGTCGTCTGCTCGACGGGTGTGTGGAATCGCTACCGCCGCGTTGCACGCGACTCCCCTGCGCTGATCATCCGCGGCATCCTCGAGCGTTCACCCGAGGGCGTGGTGAACGTGCTGGCCGACGCTTTCGAGGATCTGCGCACGGGCCTGACCCATCGCTCACGGGACTTCCGATGA